Proteins from a genomic interval of Candidatus Bipolaricaulota bacterium:
- a CDS encoding pyridoxal-phosphate dependent enzyme, protein MIDLTINEEQLERTAQRARERGIIVPTFAQMKDPNKIPQPIKDRLKEVGLWDLHPLNLFRITWKNEPVKHGGGFDGVNYLEIPHELTGVRARIISLVGKWFPTGAHKVGATFGCLVPRLVTGQFDPTFHKAVWPSTGNYCRGGAYDANLLACESIAILPEEMSRERFEWLAKVAGEVIATPGCESNVWEIFQKCKELQATRDNIMIFNQFDEFGNHLWHYDVTGHAMEEVLQKELGPDGNYAGVVLTSGSSGTLGCGDYMKEIYPTSKIAVGEAKQCPTLLLNGFGGHRIEGIGDKHVPWIHNVRNTDMVIDIDDEDTMRLIRLFNEPAGHEYLSKQGVPDEFIEKLDLLGISSVGNLLGAIKFAKYYELTENDVVLTVFTDSMELYQSRLKELEEKYGPYSEIDAAIDYHRHLQGITTDWMAELGYWDRRRIHNLKYYTWVEQMGKSAEELQAQWYDFPGYWDRIHSLVPEIDRLIEQFNEKVGLVKEL, encoded by the coding sequence TACGATCAACGAAGAGCAGTTGGAACGGACGGCACAGCGGGCACGGGAGCGGGGGATCATCGTCCCCACGTTCGCCCAGATGAAGGACCCAAACAAGATCCCCCAGCCGATCAAGGATCGACTTAAGGAGGTCGGACTGTGGGATCTGCACCCGCTCAACCTGTTCCGGATCACGTGGAAGAACGAGCCGGTGAAGCACGGGGGCGGGTTCGACGGGGTGAACTACCTCGAGATCCCGCATGAGCTGACCGGGGTGCGGGCACGGATCATCTCCCTGGTGGGGAAATGGTTCCCGACCGGGGCACACAAGGTGGGGGCGACGTTCGGGTGCCTTGTCCCGCGGCTTGTCACCGGGCAGTTCGATCCGACGTTCCACAAGGCGGTCTGGCCGTCGACCGGGAACTACTGCCGCGGCGGGGCGTACGACGCCAACCTCCTCGCCTGCGAGTCGATCGCCATCCTCCCCGAGGAGATGTCGCGCGAGCGGTTCGAGTGGCTGGCGAAGGTGGCGGGAGAGGTGATCGCCACCCCGGGGTGCGAGTCGAACGTGTGGGAGATCTTCCAGAAGTGCAAGGAGCTTCAAGCGACCCGCGACAACATCATGATCTTCAACCAGTTCGACGAGTTCGGAAATCACCTGTGGCACTACGACGTCACCGGGCACGCGATGGAGGAGGTCCTGCAAAAGGAGCTCGGCCCGGACGGTAACTACGCCGGGGTGGTGCTGACGAGCGGCTCCTCCGGCACCCTCGGCTGCGGCGATTACATGAAGGAGATCTACCCGACGAGCAAGATCGCGGTCGGGGAGGCGAAGCAGTGCCCGACCCTGCTGTTGAACGGGTTCGGCGGGCACCGGATCGAGGGGATCGGGGACAAGCACGTCCCCTGGATCCACAACGTGAGAAACACTGACATGGTAATCGACATCGATGATGAGGACACGATGCGCTTGATCCGGCTGTTCAACGAGCCGGCCGGGCACGAGTATCTGAGCAAACAAGGGGTACCGGATGAGTTCATCGAGAAGCTCGATTTGCTTGGGATCTCGAGTGTCGGGAACCTCCTCGGCGCGATCAAGTTTGCCAAGTACTACGAGCTGACCGAAAACGACGTCGTCCTGACCGTGTTCACCGACTCGATGGAGCTCTACCAATCACGGCTCAAGGAGCTCGAGGAAAAATACGGCCCCTACTCCGAGATCGACGCGGCGATCGACTATCACCGCCACCTCCAGGGGATCACTACCGACTGGATGGCGGAGCTCGGCTACTGGGACCGCCGGCGAATCCACAATCTGAAGTACTACACCTGGGTCGAGCAGATGGGGAAATCCGCCGAGGAATTACAGGCGCAGTGGTACGACTTCCCCGGCTACTGGGACCGGATCCATTCCCTGGTCCCGGAGATCGACCGGCTGATCGAGCAGTTCAACGAGAAGGTCGGCCTGGTGAAGGAGCTCTAG
- a CDS encoding cyclase family protein encodes MNVEIIDLTRTMHDGMEAYPGDVTGLAVERLADFKPDGYALSRLTFFHAHCGTHFDSPHHFIADGPDVSELPLVLPPIALVDTRAREIGPEELSAAGNLVGKAVLIHTGWDKEIGTERFYRDYPIITPAGAEFLVTQGIAILGLDTPSPDPPDSPDFPVHHVLLGAGIPIVEGLVNLEALIGVQDARFIAFPLKITGVEGTPIRAAAVITT; translated from the coding sequence ATGAACGTTGAGATAATCGACCTCACGCGGACGATGCACGACGGAATGGAGGCCTATCCCGGGGATGTCACCGGGCTTGCCGTGGAACGGCTCGCCGATTTCAAACCAGACGGGTACGCGCTGTCGCGCCTCACCTTCTTCCACGCCCATTGTGGCACCCACTTTGATTCCCCGCATCACTTCATCGCAGACGGGCCGGACGTGAGCGAGCTTCCCCTCGTCCTCCCCCCGATCGCGCTTGTCGACACCCGAGCCAGGGAGATCGGACCGGAAGAGCTCTCCGCCGCCGGAAACCTCGTTGGGAAGGCTGTATTGATCCACACCGGATGGGATAAGGAGATCGGGACAGAGCGGTTCTATCGGGACTACCCGATCATCACCCCGGCCGGGGCGGAGTTCCTCGTCACTCAGGGGATCGCCATCCTCGGGCTCGACACCCCGAGTCCTGATCCGCCTGATTCACCCGACTTCCCGGTCCATCACGTCCTCCTCGGGGCGGGGATCCCGATCGTTGAAGGACTCGTCAATCTCGAAGCACTCATCGGCGTACAGGATGCGCGGTTCATCGCGTTCCCTCTCAAGATCACCGGGGTGGAAGGAACCCCGATTCGTGCCGCTGCCGTTATCACAACTTGA
- a CDS encoding DUF2478 domain-containing protein produces MGPVLDGLRTKTPVIITGGIGAGKTRTGEEIAAELGRRGIEVGGVLSLRVMEGERTVGYVVRDLATGREHPFARLAPPGIPIGRFFIAEPGLEFARAAIEHGARSSQVVFIDEVGRLELAGGGLASAVRTALLGPAVPILLVRTDFLTEVMRTFSLSRTIVHEVKEEE; encoded by the coding sequence ATCGGGCCCGTCCTGGACGGGCTGCGGACGAAAACGCCGGTCATCATCACCGGCGGGATCGGCGCGGGAAAGACGCGAACCGGAGAGGAAATCGCCGCCGAGCTCGGAAGGAGAGGGATCGAGGTCGGCGGCGTCCTCTCGTTGCGGGTCATGGAGGGAGAACGGACGGTCGGGTACGTGGTCCGCGACCTGGCGACAGGGAGGGAACATCCGTTCGCCCGCCTGGCTCCGCCCGGGATCCCGATCGGTCGGTTCTTCATCGCCGAACCCGGGCTCGAGTTCGCCCGCGCCGCGATCGAGCACGGAGCTCGCTCCTCCCAGGTCGTGTTCATCGACGAGGTGGGGAGGTTAGAGCTGGCCGGAGGCGGATTGGCGAGCGCGGTGCGGACCGCCCTCCTCGGCCCGGCGGTTCCGATCCTCCTCGTGCGCACCGATTTTCTAACGGAAGTGATGAGGACGTTCTCCCTCTCGCGTACCATTGTCCATGAAGTAAAGGAGGAAGAATGA